A single Methanolobus sp. ZRKC5 DNA region contains:
- a CDS encoding fasciclin domain-containing protein codes for MKLYKIIVALLVATTVLLSGCAEQPQAEEMDIVETAVAAGSFNTLVTALQATGLDETLSGEGPFTVFAPTDEAFDALPEGTLDSLLQDEEALTAILTYHVVAGEAMSTDLSDMMALETVQGEEVIVHITDGNVMVGDANVVQADIETSNGVIHVIDMVILPPSTNN; via the coding sequence ATGAAATTATACAAAATAATAGTGGCTTTGCTTGTTGCAACAACTGTTCTTTTATCAGGCTGTGCAGAGCAACCCCAAGCAGAAGAAATGGATATTGTAGAGACCGCGGTAGCTGCTGGTTCATTTAATACTCTTGTGACTGCACTTCAGGCAACAGGACTTGATGAAACCTTAAGTGGTGAAGGACCATTTACAGTATTTGCACCAACTGATGAAGCATTTGATGCATTACCCGAAGGTACTCTTGATTCATTGTTGCAAGATGAGGAGGCACTTACAGCCATACTTACCTATCATGTAGTTGCAGGGGAAGCAATGTCAACAGATCTGTCAGATATGATGGCTCTTGAAACGGTACAGGGTGAAGAGGTTATCGTGCACATAACCGACGGGAATGTAATGGTTGGCGATGCAAACGTAGTGCAGGCAGATATTGAAACCAGTAATGGAGTCATCCATGTAATAGATATGGTTATATTGCCACCGTCTACGAATAATTAA
- a CDS encoding MarR family transcriptional regulator: MCENEFIGKFISYLHRYGQIYIEKKMEPYSLGSGQFSFLMRLYHEDGVNQEYLSNYLKMDKATTTRALKKLVDEGYVFRQVDEEDRRSYRIFLSEKGKKLEPEMKKIASEWEDILLSGFDYSQRKDIMNSLEMMFKNVSQRMQDK; encoded by the coding sequence ATGTGCGAGAATGAATTCATTGGGAAGTTTATCTCATATCTTCACAGGTATGGACAAATCTATATTGAAAAAAAAATGGAGCCATATAGTCTTGGAAGTGGACAGTTTTCTTTTCTTATGCGATTGTATCACGAGGATGGTGTCAATCAGGAATATCTTTCAAACTATCTGAAGATGGATAAGGCCACTACTACAAGGGCTCTTAAGAAGCTTGTTGATGAAGGCTATGTTTTCAGGCAGGTTGATGAGGAAGACAGGCGATCATACAGGATCTTTCTTAGCGAGAAAGGGAAAAAACTGGAACCTGAAATGAAAAAGATAGCTTCGGAGTGGGAGGACATTCTCTTATCCGGTTTTGATTACAGTCAAAGAAAAGATATCATGAACTCACTTGAAATGATGTTTAAAAACGTATCCCAAAGAATGCAGGATAAATAG
- a CDS encoding MFS transporter, with amino-acid sequence MQFKNTHLLMLCITAFFAMAGSAILAPVLPEMVTPLNTTSHEIGLLISVYTISTAIFTLVIGHFIDRVNRKSILVPCLVIYGLMGLVSYFVSDLQSLLVMRFIQGIGVAGMMSLTMLVIGDVYKGHESVHAMSRVSMAFAIGAVSAPLIGGGLAILGWNYPFLFYALSLPFAFLVIFFLPETKVQKENGSHKGIFNVLPALKDLRILYTVFLSFAIFFLLFSVIIYMPFMLKAVFGYTAKQAGLVLAFQGLAVILMASRVKVLVTKHSMIQVIATGFALVGLAILSISFANSIVIVLLLMLLFGAGYGLAQTTIDAQIIQISSSESRGGVLSIHNTMKYTGQSLSPIVFGIVLLNFNIDTVFMISGFLGLLIALTTYLMKAIFEKTSDVHVKNRKTSLPYSVSPEPLDDR; translated from the coding sequence ATGCAATTTAAAAATACTCATCTTCTAATGCTTTGTATTACTGCCTTTTTTGCAATGGCAGGAAGTGCTATTTTAGCACCAGTGTTGCCAGAGATGGTGACACCTCTGAATACAACATCTCATGAAATCGGACTGTTGATATCGGTCTACACTATCTCAACAGCTATTTTCACACTGGTTATTGGACATTTCATTGACCGTGTGAACCGTAAAAGTATACTGGTCCCATGTCTTGTCATCTATGGCCTGATGGGACTTGTAAGTTATTTTGTCTCAGACCTACAATCACTTCTTGTCATGAGGTTCATACAGGGTATTGGCGTGGCAGGAATGATGTCTTTGACTATGCTGGTCATTGGGGATGTGTACAAAGGCCATGAAAGTGTACATGCAATGAGCAGGGTTAGTATGGCTTTTGCCATTGGAGCGGTATCTGCCCCCCTCATAGGTGGAGGACTAGCAATTTTGGGATGGAACTATCCGTTCCTTTTCTATGCACTTTCACTGCCATTCGCTTTTCTTGTAATATTTTTCCTTCCGGAAACAAAGGTTCAGAAGGAAAATGGCAGCCATAAAGGTATATTTAATGTGCTTCCAGCACTCAAGGATTTGCGAATACTATATACGGTATTCCTGAGCTTTGCTATTTTCTTCCTATTATTTTCAGTGATTATCTACATGCCCTTTATGCTTAAGGCTGTATTTGGTTATACGGCAAAGCAAGCAGGACTTGTATTGGCATTCCAGGGACTAGCTGTTATTCTAATGGCATCCCGCGTAAAGGTCCTGGTCACTAAACATTCGATGATACAAGTGATTGCCACTGGTTTTGCACTTGTCGGACTGGCAATACTATCTATTTCATTTGCGAATTCAATTGTCATAGTTCTTCTTTTAATGTTGCTGTTTGGAGCTGGTTATGGGCTTGCCCAAACCACAATTGATGCACAGATAATTCAGATATCCTCTTCAGAATCAAGAGGTGGGGTATTATCCATACACAACACCATGAAGTACACTGGCCAGAGTCTTTCCCCCATAGTGTTTGGTATAGTCCTATTAAATTTTAACATTGACACGGTTTTTATGATATCAGGTTTCCTGGGGTTGCTCATTGCTCTGACAACGTATTTAATGAAGGCTATTTTTGAAAAAACATCTGATGTGCATGTAAAAAATAGAAAAACATCATTGCCGTATTCAGTCTCCCCTGAACCTTTAGATGATAGGTAG
- a CDS encoding tetratricopeptide repeat protein, whose product MKLTTTFILIILLIAGFSAGCIGTEEDTQVPNTGELYKASMYAEAIASVDNIQMDNPYYTYALNYKGESLNALSRYDEAIECYNEIIEIDPQNSEAWVNKGDSLLQLNEYDEADVCYNKSIEIDPEFDEAWSGKGCVLYYHDRYNESMDYFEKSIEYSNKTISSDPDNLEAWYNKGICYAYLGMNNETLECCEKVTEINPKFASAWEGKGYALSELGRYDEAIQCYDKAVDINPESAYAWESKGYTLTELERYDEAIECYDKAIELNQEDVYAWEGKGYALYKLDRYDEAIECYDKAIELEPEYAYSWGVKGYALDKLGRYDEAIECYDKALEIYPEFSGVWDANGDVLNELGRYDEAIECYNKAIELEPEFADAWEGKGDTLSELGRTDEANECYDKAEELRT is encoded by the coding sequence ATGAAATTAACAACAACATTTATTTTAATCATTTTATTGATAGCAGGTTTTTCTGCGGGATGTATCGGCACCGAAGAGGATACACAGGTTCCCAACACAGGCGAACTTTACAAAGCAAGCATGTATGCTGAAGCAATTGCATCTGTTGATAACATACAGATGGACAACCCATACTACACCTATGCATTGAACTACAAAGGAGAATCCCTCAATGCACTTAGCAGGTATGATGAAGCAATAGAATGTTACAATGAGATTATAGAGATAGACCCCCAGAATAGTGAAGCATGGGTTAACAAGGGTGATTCTCTTCTCCAACTTAATGAATATGATGAAGCAGACGTATGCTATAACAAATCAATAGAGATCGATCCGGAATTTGATGAGGCATGGTCTGGAAAAGGATGCGTACTGTACTATCATGACAGGTATAACGAGTCAATGGATTACTTTGAAAAATCAATTGAATATTCCAACAAAACGATAAGTTCCGACCCGGATAACCTTGAAGCATGGTATAACAAAGGAATATGCTACGCATATCTTGGAATGAACAACGAAACACTCGAATGCTGTGAGAAGGTAACGGAGATCAATCCTAAATTTGCAAGCGCATGGGAAGGGAAAGGGTATGCACTTAGTGAACTTGGCAGATATGACGAAGCAATCCAGTGTTACGATAAAGCAGTAGATATCAACCCTGAAAGTGCCTATGCATGGGAATCAAAAGGGTATACTCTCACTGAACTTGAGAGATACGACGAGGCAATAGAATGCTACGATAAAGCAATAGAACTCAATCAGGAAGATGTTTATGCATGGGAAGGAAAAGGGTATGCGCTTTACAAACTTGACAGATATGATGAAGCAATTGAATGCTATGATAAAGCAATAGAGCTCGAACCGGAATATGCCTATTCATGGGGAGTAAAAGGGTATGCACTTGACAAACTTGGCAGATATGACGAAGCCATAGAGTGTTATGATAAAGCACTAGAAATCTATCCAGAATTTTCAGGCGTATGGGATGCAAATGGAGATGTGCTTAACGAACTTGGCAGATATGATGAAGCAATTGAATGCTACAATAAAGCAATAGAGCTCGAACCGGAATTTGCAGATGCATGGGAAGGAAAAGGAGATACGCTTAGCGAACTTGGCAGAACTGATGAAGCAAATGAATGCTATGATAAAGCAGAAGAA